In Coriobacteriaceae bacterium, a single window of DNA contains:
- a CDS encoding histidine triad nucleotide-binding protein → MCDCIFCKIANHEIPSTVVYEDDQVIAFDDLNPQAPVHTLVIPKKHYSDIADNVPAETMGAMAHAIQEVAKVKGLEDGFRVISNKGVNAGQTVMHFHMHVLGGKNLGENLI, encoded by the coding sequence ATGTGTGATTGCATCTTCTGCAAAATCGCCAACCACGAGATTCCCTCAACCGTTGTCTATGAGGACGACCAGGTCATCGCCTTCGACGACCTCAACCCCCAGGCGCCGGTCCACACACTCGTGATCCCCAAGAAGCACTACAGCGACATCGCCGACAACGTGCCCGCCGAGACCATGGGCGCCATGGCTCACGCCATCCAGGAGGTCGCCAAGGTCAAGGGCCTGGAGGACGGTTTCCGCGTCATCTCCAACAAGGGCGTCAACGCCGGCCAGACCGTCATGCACTTCCACATGCACGTCCTCGGTGGCAAAA
- the xseB gene encoding exodeoxyribonuclease VII small subunit produces MAEKTPVEQLTYKQASQELELIIRSLESGDMELEESLESYTRGVELLKSLRTRLSDAEQKVSVLLKDVDGNDVLADGEAANTDDKLSF; encoded by the coding sequence ATGGCAGAGAAGACCCCGGTCGAGCAGCTTACGTACAAGCAGGCTTCGCAGGAGTTGGAACTCATCATCCGCAGCTTGGAGTCGGGCGATATGGAGCTCGAGGAGTCACTCGAGAGCTATACCCGCGGCGTCGAGCTCCTCAAGAGCCTACGCACCCGCCTGTCCGATGCCGAGCAGAAGGTCTCGGTGCTCCTTAAGGACGTCGACGGCAACGACGTGCTCGCCGACGGCGAGGCCGCCAACACCGACGACAAGCTTTCGTTCTAA
- the xseA gene encoding exodeoxyribonuclease VII large subunit, with translation MSQAVEIAAGALDAIPQLSVLGEVTGFRGPNARSGHCYFQIKDDSAAVDCIIWKGAYLKRTFDLRDGMQVSFKGSFNLYKPTGRMSFVARSFSLAGEGLLRQQVAQLAEKLRREGLMDEARKRRIPVFCSRVAVVTSLSGAVIDDVKRTLRRRNPLVELVCVGAKVQGEGAPAELIEGLRRAASITPAPDCILLVRGGGSFEDLMTFNDEELARAVAACPVPVVTGIGHEPDTSICDMVSDRRASTPTAAAESVAPAMTELADVLETRHQRLGAAMASMIGSDQVDLEMLDQRGRRAWDAYTARLGDALDAAACRPCLNDPTFMVERRESELALTADRLSGAITRSVGAFRSNFERLPERLIASTSGLDGKRHALTLASSRLEHQGRTMLSKPASDLGRAAASLDALSPLKVLARGYSIAYSDDGVATTAKTFKPGDAIRVRMADGNVAATVDAVE, from the coding sequence TGGGCGAGGTCACAGGTTTTCGTGGTCCTAACGCCCGAAGCGGTCACTGCTACTTCCAGATCAAGGACGACTCGGCCGCCGTCGACTGCATTATCTGGAAGGGCGCCTATCTCAAGCGCACCTTCGATCTGCGCGATGGCATGCAGGTGAGCTTTAAGGGCAGCTTCAATCTCTATAAGCCCACGGGTCGCATGAGCTTTGTTGCCCGCTCATTTTCGTTGGCGGGGGAGGGTCTGCTGCGTCAACAAGTGGCGCAACTGGCCGAAAAGCTACGCCGCGAGGGCCTGATGGACGAAGCGCGCAAGCGCCGCATCCCGGTGTTCTGCTCCCGCGTGGCGGTCGTCACCTCGCTTTCGGGTGCCGTAATCGACGACGTCAAGCGCACGTTGCGTCGTCGCAACCCGCTCGTCGAGCTCGTCTGCGTGGGCGCCAAGGTTCAAGGCGAGGGTGCGCCGGCCGAGCTCATCGAGGGCTTGCGCCGCGCCGCTTCCATTACGCCGGCGCCCGACTGTATTTTGCTGGTGCGCGGCGGCGGCTCCTTTGAGGACCTCATGACCTTTAATGACGAGGAGCTTGCCCGCGCAGTGGCGGCTTGTCCTGTGCCCGTGGTGACCGGTATTGGCCATGAGCCCGATACCTCGATTTGCGACATGGTGAGCGACCGTCGCGCCTCCACGCCAACGGCAGCGGCAGAATCGGTGGCGCCGGCTATGACGGAGTTGGCCGACGTGCTCGAGACGCGCCATCAGCGTCTGGGCGCCGCGATGGCTTCGATGATCGGGTCGGATCAGGTCGATCTGGAAATGCTCGACCAGCGCGGTCGTCGAGCCTGGGATGCCTATACGGCTCGTCTGGGCGACGCGCTCGATGCAGCCGCATGCCGCCCGTGCCTCAACGACCCCACGTTTATGGTCGAGCGTCGCGAGTCCGAGCTTGCCCTGACGGCCGATCGTCTGTCCGGCGCCATAACGCGTTCGGTTGGGGCCTTCCGCTCCAACTTCGAGCGTCTGCCCGAGCGCTTGATCGCAAGCACCTCAGGGCTCGATGGCAAGCGCCATGCGCTCACACTTGCGAGCTCCCGTCTGGAGCATCAGGGGCGCACGATGCTCAGCAAGCCTGCGTCCGACTTAGGCCGAGCTGCCGCGTCGCTCGATGCCCTGTCGCCGCTCAAGGTGCTTGCCCGTGGCTATTCCATCGCGTACAGCGATGATGGGGTGGCTACGACCGCCAAGACCTTTAAGCCCGGCGACGCCATCCGCGTGCGCATGGCAGACGGCAATGTGGCGGCAACGGTCGATGCGGTCGAGTAG